A window from Amblyomma americanum isolate KBUSLIRL-KWMA chromosome 7, ASM5285725v1, whole genome shotgun sequence encodes these proteins:
- the LOC144096985 gene encoding uncharacterized protein LOC144096985 — MPTGVQAKAQTPWKAYPSYSMDESPKPGDVEEKAPVPWKAHSSDSKDESREPANIEGRSLMPWMTHSSHSKDENPTPVEVGESAEIPSNAYSSSSKNEGTLSESKAQPAAQGVELSGRSPASSVSPLIVRVFAALTRSPNLLRPPRDQASDFITSQEGDVPALSRRKSSVRCKLHSLYVS; from the exons ATGCCCACAGGCGTCCAAGCGAAAGCTCAGACGCCATGGAAGGCATATCCCTCGTACTCGATGGACGAGAGTCCAAAGCCCGGGGACGTCGAAGAGAAAGCCCCGGTGCCATGGAAGGCACATTCTTCGGACTCGAAGGACGAGAGCCGAGAGCCCGCAAACATCGAAGGGAGATCTCTGATGCCCTGGATGACACATTCCTCGCACTCGAAGGACGAGAACCCAACGCCGGTGGAGGTCGGGGAGAGTGCCGAGATCCCGTCGAATGCGTATTCCTCGAGCTCGAAGAACGAGGGCACCCTGTCCGAGAGCAAAGCTCAGCCCGCTGCTCAAGGCGTGGAGCTGTCTGGTCGGAGCCCTGCGAGCAGTGTGTCGCCGTTAATAGTGCGCGTGTTTGCGGCGCTAACTAGG TCTCCAAACCTACTGCGACCACCTAGGGACCAGGCTTCGGACTTCATCACTTCGCAGGAAGGGGACGTCCCGGCTCTATCCAGGCGGAAATCGTCAGTCCGCTGCAAGTTGCACTCATTATATGTCAGTTAG